From the genome of Vigna angularis cultivar LongXiaoDou No.4 chromosome 11, ASM1680809v1, whole genome shotgun sequence, one region includes:
- the LOC108323670 gene encoding LOW QUALITY PROTEIN: NAC domain-containing protein 30-like (The sequence of the model RefSeq protein was modified relative to this genomic sequence to represent the inferred CDS: inserted 1 base in 1 codon) — MESCVPLGFRFHPTEEELMGYYLRXKINSLKIDLDVIVEIDLYKMETWDRQDMCKLGYEQQNEWYFFSHKDKKYPAGIRTNRATTAGFWKATGRDKAIMTKNKIIGMRKTLVFYKGRAPNGRKTD, encoded by the exons ATGGAATCATGTGTGCCTCTAGGATTCAGATTTCATCCAACAGAAGAGGAGCTTATGGGGTACTATCTAA GGAAGATAAACTCCCTAAAAATCGATCTAGATGTTATTGTTGAGATTGATCTCTACAAAATGGAAACCTGGGATAGACAAG ATATGTGCAAGCTAGGATATGAGCAACAGAATGAGTGGTACTTTTTCAGCCATAAAGATAAGAAGTATCCTGCAGGAATAAGAACTAACAGGGCGACTACTGCTGGATTCTGGAAAGCAACTGGAAGGGACAAGGCTATTATgaccaaaaataaaatcataggGATGAGGAAGACCTTGGTCTTCTACAAGGGACGTGCCCCTAATGGAAGGAAAACGGACTAG